From a region of the Zingiber officinale cultivar Zhangliang chromosome 4B, Zo_v1.1, whole genome shotgun sequence genome:
- the LOC121976431 gene encoding receptor-like serine/threonine-protein kinase At4g25390, protein MCPASAVLVAALAVLLFRCHARRGDSGGPSPPQTPPRLLRQFSYAQLRRATAFFAHSHFLGHGGFGPVFRVALPSGEEFAVKVMDSCDSLRGEREFLNELALAARFLSVPSAASAVVPAIGFCVVDGDREHRRRWWRWWGREDAVDALEAVGASPRRRQRKLILVYDLMRKGSLQDALLERRCPEMMNWARRFAVVRDVVRGLHFLHAACDPPVIHGDIKPSNILLDDRLAAKIADFGLARLHRVPLSASEDETLGISAANTGESATSTETGFENVEAYGASDTSAASPASASEVEALLDSVSIDEEMGEAIPGSEDGSRKKKIGAFPGKDWWWKQKSKSVSCDRAEDYLTEWIQSETKKEAPTWESDDQATGKKNKKNIIRRGAEWWASLYQERWLKRGNKSRPTREWWREEFYEELLLRRHKPKPEAFTKSKSTNYGSREQLRRWQNDEHSTSPLQKRRRSKKNHNQCRDPGRRVNSWIDQFSGEINTVERSQRRSSSTLSRRGTLCYLAPEHSGSSGMLTEKCDIYSFGVLLLVIVSGRRPLQVMASVAASDRERANLMSWAKYLARSGRLLDLVDPGLCAVDMEQALLCVKVALLCLQKTPSARPTSEEILSMLNGESEPPILPLEFSPPTIIIGE, encoded by the coding sequence ATGTGCCCTGCATCCGCCGTCCTCGTCGCCGCCCTGGCCGTGCTCCTCTTCCGCTGCCATGCTCGCCGAGGCGACAGCGGCGGTCCCTCCCCTCCCCAGACCCCGCCCCGCCTTCTCCGCCAGTTCTCCTACGCTCAGCTCCGCCGAGCCACCGCCTTCTTCGCCCACTCCCACTTCCTCGGCCACGGCGGCTTTGGTCCGGTCTTCCGAGTCGCCCTCCCTTCCGGCGAGGAATTCGCGGTCAAGGTCATGGACTCCTGTGACTCCCTTCGCGGCGAGCGTGAGTTCCTTAACGAACTCGCCCTTGCCGCCCGgttcctctccgtgccatccgcCGCCTCCGCCGTCGTCCCGGCTATCGGATTCTGCGTCGTCGACGGCGACCGGGAGCACCGTCGTCGTTGGTGGCGATGGTGGGGCCGGGAGGACGCGGTCGACGCGTTGGAGGCCGTCGGGGCATCGCCGAGGCGGCGGCAGCGGAAACTCATCTTAGTCTACGATCTGATGCGAAAGGGGAGCCTCCAGGACGCGCTGCTGGAACGCCGGTGCCCGGAGATGATGAATTGGGCGAGGCGGTTTGCTGTGGTGCGCGACGTCGTCCGCGGCCTCCACTTCCTCCACGCCGCTTGCGATCCACCGGTGATCCATGGCGACATCAAGCCCAGCAACATCCTCCTCGACGACAGGCTCGCCGCCAAGATAGCCGACTTCGGCCTCGCGCGCCTCCATCGCGTCCCCCTCTCGGCCTCCGAGGACGAAACCCTAGGCATCTCGGCCGCAAATACCGGGGAGAGCGCGACGTCAACGGAAACGGGGTTCGAGAACGTCGAGGCATACGGCGCGTCGGATACGTCGGCGGCCTCGCCGGCGTCTGCTTCGGAGGTCGAAGCTCTTCTAGATAGCGTCAGCATCGATGAAGAGATGGGCGAGGCGATTCCCGGAAGCGAGGATGGCAGCCGCAAGAAAAAAATTGGGGCTTTTCCAGGCAAAGACTGGTGGTGGAAGCAGAAGTCGAAATCTGTGTCTTGTGACCGTGCAGAGGACTATTTGACGGAGTGGATTCAATCGGAGACCAAGAAGGAAGCTCCGACATGGGAGAGTGATGATCAGGCAACagggaagaagaacaagaagaacatCATTCGTCGCGGAGCCGAATGGTGGGCATCACTGTATCAAGAGAGGTGGCTAAAGAGGGGAAACAAGAGCCGGCCGACGAGGGAATGGTGGCGAGAGGAGTTCTACGAGGAGCTGCTCCTGCGCCGCCATAAACCGAAGCCGGAAGCATTCACCAAGTCTAAGAGCACCAATTACGGCAGCAGAGAGCAGCTACGGCGGTGGCAGAACGATGAGCACTCCACTTCTCCTCTCCAGAAAAGGAGGAGGAGCAAGAAGAACCATAACCAGTGCCGTGATCCCGGTCGCCGTGTAAATTCTTGGATCGATCAATTTAGCGGCGAAATCAACACAGTCGAAAGGAGTCAAAGAAGGAGCAGCAGCACACTGAGCCGGAGGGGCACCCTCTGCTATCTCGCCCCGGAGCACAGTGGCAGCAGCGGGATGCTAACTGAGAAGTGCGACATCTACAGCTTCGGCGTTCTTCTCCTGGTCATCGTTTCCGGCCGACGACCACTGCAAGTGATGGCATCCGTCGCTGCATCAGACCGGGAGCGAGCTAACCTCATGTCATGGGCGAAATATCTCGCTCGTTCTGGGAGGCTTCTTGATCTCGTCGACCCTGGTCTCTGCGCTGTCGACATGGAGCAAGCTCTTCTCTGCGTCAAGGTTGCGCTTTTATGCCTGCAAAAAACTCCATCCGCTCGCCCAACCAGCGAGGAAATACTCAGCATGCTTAATGGTGAATCAGAGCCTCCAATCCTCCCCCTCGAATTCTCGCCGCCGACGATAATCATCGGCGAGTGA
- the LOC121976432 gene encoding transcription termination factor MTERF8, chloroplastic-like, with product MCHVNCCCSGVARSVVGVSWPAAEAISTVFSSAAGTGGAMAPVALRFSFSALTLPYPSTYKRRPFLPFSALTASLLRHLCIARAATGTSPSAFWILRELHLDEKEADALLLAHPELELTAQESLRDHVLTLKSLGISDSALRRIVVRRPDVLSATEFGPFLDFVLAKLKGIKREKLERILATIHSEFLEGIIAGATLLLDHGFPGEHLGHVFNHVNIRKVFRERPLRDLEEMIFYLKRFGWPKWVLSRPMILNLDLHGQLIPRVEFFIELGGGDEAAGAALISKLPALLTYAADRFRSHLEFWRSVGLTDEELFKVALVYPNIFSVSKEQKLKPRIEFLRQCGMSAEDIFKFLVKAPLFMSLSFEKNLSKKLSFLVKIGHRHQTKELAWAFGAATRTSCENMQRVIEVLLSYGLSFEDILAMSKKHHQVLQYNHKSLEKKMEFLIEDMERDVSEILNFPAFLGYNLDDRIKRRYEIKRKIRGKGMSLNKLLSVSTERF from the exons ATGTGCCACGTCAACTGTTGTTGCTCGGGAGTTGCTCGGTCCGTCGTTGGGGTTTCGTGGCCAGCGGCGGAAGCGATTTCGACAGTCTTCAGTTCAGCCGCCGGGACAGGAGGAGCGATGGCCCCGGTCGCCTTGCGATTCTCTTTCTCAGCACTCACTCTGCCTTATCCTTCCACATACAAGCGCCGCCCCTTCCTCCCTTTCTCGGCTCTCACCGCCAGTCTCCTTCGCCATCTCTGCATCGCTCGCGCGGCAACGGGCACCTCGCCTTCAG CGTTCTGGATCCTGCGAGAGCTCCATTTGGACGAGAAAGAAGCGGATGCGCTCCTCCTCGCGCATCCAGAGCTCGAGCTCACGGCTCAGGAATCCCTTCGCGACCATGTACTCACCCTTAAGTCCCTTGGAATCTCTGACTCTGCGCTCCGCCGCATCGTCGTCCGGCGCCCAGACGTTCTCTCGGCTACCGAGTTCGGCCCCTTCCTCGATTTTGTGCTCGCCAAATTGAAGGGGATCAAACGGGAGAAATTGGAGCGGATTTTGGCGACGATCCACTCCGAGTTCCTCGAGGGCATCATTGCGGGCGCCACGCTTCTCTTGGACCACGGTTTCCCCGGCGAGCATCTAGGGCATGTGTTCAACCATGTGAACATCAGGAAGGTGTTCCGCGAAAGGCCCCTGAGAGACTTGGAGGAGATGATATTCTATCTTAAGCGATTCGGCTGGCCCAAATGGGTCCTCAGCCGGCCAATGATTCTGAATCTCGATCTCCATGGCCAGCTGATCCCCAGGGTAGAATTCTTTATCGAGCTTGGCGGCGGAGATGAAGCGGCTGGTGCCGCCTTGATCTCCAAATTGCCTGCCCTGTTAACCTATGCAGCAGATCGCTTCCGTTCCCACCTGGAGTTCTGGAGATCCGTTGGCCTCACTGACGAAGAGCTCTTTAAGGTTGCATTGGTGTATCCCAACATCTTCAGTGTTAGCAAGGAGCAGAAACTCAAGCCCCGGATTGAATTCTTGAGGCAATGTGGCATGAGTGCAGAGGACATCTTCAAATTCTTGGTCAAGGCTCCCTTGTTCATGAGCCTGTCCTTCGAGAAAAACCTCTCCAAGAAGCTGAGCTTCCTCGTAAAAATCGGCCACAGGCACCAGACTAAGGAGTTGGCCTGGGCATTTGGGGCTGCTACGAGAACAAGCTGCGAGAACATGCAGAGGGTGATTGAAGTCTTATTGAGCTATGGGCTGTCTTTTGAGGATATACTAGCTATGAGCAAGAAGCATCATCAGGTGCTCCAGTACAACCATAAGTCACTGGAGAAGAAAATGGAGTTCCTGATAGAGGATATGGAGAGGGATGTCAGCGAGATATTAAACTTCCCAGCATTTCTTGGATACAACCTAGATGACCGGATTAAGAGACGGTACGAGATAAAAAGGAAGATAAGAGGAAAAGGAATGTCGCTTAACAAGCTCTTGAGTGTGTCTACGGAGAGGTTTTAA
- the LOC121976433 gene encoding UDP-glucuronate 4-epimerase 3-like, translating into MDADAAPSTPGKWKMEKPHHHYRHRLILLHRLQNLPKLAFWTFFAFALFLAVFLLWPSPRSHFSSGSVRRSLGVSAAPWGGPAWEKRVRSSASARRVSSGKSVLVTGAAGFVGMHVAAALKRRGDGVLGLDNFNAYYDPALKRARRALLDRAGVFVVEGDINDAALLRKLFDVVPFTHVVHLAAQAGVRHALADPGSYIHSNVAGLVAVLEAAKAADPQPAVVWASSSSVYGLNSKVPFSEADRTDRPASLYAATKKAGEEIAHVYNHIYGLSITGLRFFTVYGPWGRPDMAYFFFTRDILRGKPVSIFEGPDHATVARDFTYIDDIVRGCVAAVDHAGKSTGSGGKKHGSAPFRIYNLGNTSPVSVSDLVSILEQLLKVKAVKKLVKMPRNGDVQFTHANITLAQKELRYRPTTGLQSGLKKFVRWYLDYYSSSLSKHGSKGRTTN; encoded by the coding sequence ATGGATGCGGACGCGGCACCTTCCACCCCCGGCAAGTGGAAGATGGAGAAGCCCCACCACCACTACCGCCACCGCCTCATCCTCCTCCACCGCTTGCAAAATCTGCCAAAATTGGCTTTTTGGACTTTCTTCGCCTTCGCCCTCTTCCTCGCCGTCTTCCTGCTCTGGCCTTCCCCCCGCTCCCACTTTTCCTCCGGGAGCGTCCGACGCTCCCTCGGCGTGAGCGCCGCCCCCTGGGGCGGCCCCGCCTGGGAGAAGCGCGTTCGGTCCTCAGCCAGCGCGCGCCGCGTCTCCTCCGGGAAGTCCGTCCTCGTCACCGGAGCCGCCGGGTTCGTCGGGATGCACGTGGCCGCCGCCCTCAAGCGCCGCGGCGACGGCGTCCTCGGCCTCGACAACTTCAACGCCTACTACGATCCCGCCCTGAAGCGGGCGCGCCGGGCGCTGCTCGACCGCGCGGGCGTCTTCGTCGTCGAGGGCGACATCAACGACGCCGCGCTGCTCCGCAAGCTCTTCGACGTCGTGCCGTTTACCCACGTCGTGCATCTCGCGGCCCAGGCCGGCGTTCGCCACGCCCTCGCCGACCCCGGCTCGTACATCCACTCCAACGTCGCGGGGCTCGTCGCGGTGCTGGAGGCCGCCAAGGCGGCGGACCCCCAGCCGGCCGTCGTCtgggcctcctcctcctccgtctACGGGCTCAACTCCAAGGTCCCCTTCTCGGAGGCCGACCGCACCGACCGACCGGCGTCGCTCTACGCCGCCACAAAGAAAGCCGGGGAGGAGATCGCCCACGTCTACAACCATATCTACGGCCTCTCTATCACCGGCCTCCGCTTCTTCACAGTCTACGGCCCCTGGGGGCGTCCGGACATGGCGTACTTCTTCTTCACCCGCGACATCCTCCGCGGGAAGCCAGTGTCCATCTTCGAAGGCCCTGACCACGCCACGGTCGCTCGCGACTTCACCTACATCGACGACATCGTCAGAGGCTGCGTGGCCGCCGTCGACCACGCCGGGAAGAGTACCGGAAGTGGCGGAAAGAAGCATGGTTCAGCGCCCTTCCGAATCTATAACCtcggcaacacctcccctgttTCCGTCTCCGATTTAGTCTCCATCCTGGAGCAGCTTCTCAAGGTTAAAGCTGTCAAAAAGTTGGTGAAAATGCCCAGGAATGGAGATGTGCAATTCACCCACGCCAACATCACGCTCGCGCAGAAGGAGCTTCGTTACCGCCCGACCACTGGCCTCCAATCCGGCCTCAAAAAATTTGTTCGTTGGTACCTCGATTACTACTCTTCTTCCTTGAGTAAgcatggaagcaaaggaagaacaaCAAATTGA
- the LOC121976434 gene encoding enolase-like, with product MVAIKSVKARQIFDSRGNPTVEVDVTCDNGIFARAAVPSGASTGVYEALELRDGGSDYLGKGVLKAVENVNQIIAPALIGKDPTEQAQIDNYMVQQLDGTQNEWGWCKQKLGANAILAVSLAVCKAGASVKKIPLYQHIANLAGNKNLVLPVPAFNVINGGSHAGNKLAMQEFMILPVGASNFKEAMKMGVEVYHNLKAVIKKKYGQDATNVGDEGGFAPNIQENKEGLELLKTAIAKAGYTGKVVIGMDVAASEFYNEKDKTYDLNFKEENNDGSQKISGDSLKNVYKSFVSEYPIVSIEDPFDQDDWTHYTKMTEEIGKQVQIVGDDLLVTNPTRVAKAIKEKSCNALLLKVNQIGSVTESIEAVKMSKQAGWGVMASHRSGETEDTFIADLSVGLATGQIKTGAPCRSERLAKYNQLLRIEEELGAAAVYAGDKFRTPVAPY from the exons ATGGTGGCGATCAAATCCGTCAAGGCTCGTCAGATCTTCGACAGCCGCGGAAACCCCACCGTCGAG GTTGATGTTACATGTGACAATGGGATCTTTGCGAGGGCTGCCGTACCCAGTGGTGCATCCACAG GTGTATATGAAGCACTGGAGCTGAGAGATGGAGGATCAGATTATCTTGGAAAGGGTGTCCTCAAG GCCGTTGAGAACGTGAATCAAATAATTGCTCCAGCATTGATAGGCAAG GATCCTACTGAGCAAGCACAGATTGATAATTACATGGTCCAACAACTTGACGGCACTCAAAATGAGTGGGGATGGTGCAAACAGAAG CTTGGTGCCAATGCCATATTAGCAGTATCCCTTGCTGTTTGTAAAGCTGGTGCAAGTGTGAAGAAAATTCCACTCTATCAG CACATAGCCAATCTTGCTGGAAACAAGAACTTAGTTTTGCCTGTTCCGGCATTTAATGTGATCAATGGAGGATCACACGCAGGAAACAAGCTTGCTATGCAG GAGTTCATGATTCTTCCAGTGGGGGCTTCTAATTTCAAGGAAGCCATGAAGATGGGTGTAGAAGTTTATCACAATTTGAAG gcTGTCATCAAGAAGAAGTATGGACAGGATGCGACTAATGTTGGAGATGAAGGTGGATTTGCTCCCAACATTCAG GAGAACAAGGAAGGTCTTGAACTTCTGAAGACAGCTATAGCTAAAGCTGGATACACTGGAAAA GTTGTGATTGGCATGGATGTTGCTGCGTCGGAATTCTATAATGAGAAGGATAAGACTTATGACCTCAATTTCAAAGAGGAG AACAATGATGGCTCTCAAAAAATTTCCGGAGACAGTTTGAAAAATGTCTACAAGTCCTTTGTGAGTGAATACCCAATTGTATCAATTGAGGATCCATTTGATCAGGATGATTGGACTCATTATACAAAGATGACAGAAGAGATTGGAAAGCAAGTGCAAATTGTTGGAGATGACCTACTTGTCACCAACCCAACA CGAGTTGCCAAGGCAATAAAGGAGAAATCCTGCAATGCTCTTCTTTTGAAG GTAAATCAAATTGGGTCTGTTACTGAGAGTATAGAGGCTGTCAAAATGTCTAAGCAAGCTGGTTGGGGAGTGATGGCCAGCCATAGAAG TGGTGAGACGGAAGATACTTTCATTGCTGATCTCTCAGTGGGTTTAGCAACT GGTCAAATCAAGACTGGAGCTCCATGTCGATCGGAGCGCCTTGCGAAGTATAACCAG CTTCTGAGAATTGAGGAGGAGCTTGGCGCTGCTGCAGTTTATGCAGGAGACAAGTTCAGAACTCCCGTCGCGCCCTACTAA